The following proteins are co-located in the Thermus thermophilus HB8 genome:
- a CDS encoding DNA double-strand break repair nuclease NurA, producing MAWRLLRLEPLGLQEGPASPPEPGAFRLLEEPWEAKRGGQAPWPEPLYFVDGRERAEALVAQGPRLALLGCVAAGAVALKGGRVEVLGLRVRRVGVGLEEALWAGELVYEPAPTLGEGLEGLQAGLRAAREALEKEVAEGLEGGLLVVDGPVRLLRKGPLLGYIKTHWVRYLPKEREALLEALAPGERTPAFRVHRKGLELASWYVRLPLPPEGLRPPLAGLLRVETPLAGPFLELADLSLGLFPALASHPVKDPRAPQNLLPVGGLERELSRRMGRPEVVGRMLARYLGGAR from the coding sequence ATGGCCTGGCGCCTCTTGCGCCTCGAGCCCCTGGGGCTCCAAGAAGGCCCCGCCTCCCCCCCGGAGCCCGGGGCCTTCCGGCTCCTGGAGGAGCCCTGGGAGGCCAAGCGGGGAGGGCAGGCCCCCTGGCCCGAGCCCCTCTACTTCGTGGACGGGAGGGAGCGGGCCGAGGCCCTGGTGGCCCAGGGGCCCCGCCTGGCCCTCCTGGGGTGCGTGGCCGCGGGGGCCGTGGCCCTAAAGGGGGGAAGGGTGGAGGTCCTGGGCCTGAGGGTCCGCCGCGTGGGGGTGGGGCTGGAGGAGGCCCTTTGGGCGGGGGAGCTCGTCTACGAGCCCGCCCCCACTTTGGGCGAGGGGCTTGAGGGGCTACAGGCGGGGCTTCGCGCCGCCCGGGAGGCCCTGGAGAAGGAGGTGGCCGAGGGGCTTGAGGGGGGGCTTCTCGTGGTGGACGGCCCCGTGCGCCTCCTCCGGAAAGGCCCCCTCCTCGGCTACATCAAGACCCACTGGGTCCGCTACCTCCCCAAGGAGCGGGAGGCCCTCCTCGAGGCCCTGGCCCCGGGGGAGCGCACCCCCGCCTTCCGCGTCCACCGGAAGGGGCTGGAGCTCGCGAGCTGGTATGTGCGCCTGCCCCTGCCCCCGGAGGGGCTCCGCCCCCCCTTGGCGGGGCTTTTGCGGGTGGAGACGCCCCTTGCGGGCCCCTTCCTGGAGCTCGCCGACCTCTCCTTGGGGCTTTTCCCCGCCTTGGCCTCCCACCCGGTGAAGGACCCCAGGGCCCCCCAGAACCTCCTGCCCGTGGGGGGGCTGGAGCGGGAGCTTTCCCGCAGGATGGGCAGGCCCGAGGTGGTGGGCCGCATGCTGGCGAGGTACTTAGGAGGTGCGAGGTGA
- a CDS encoding ATP-binding protein → MKRIGVVLGRREATPLEFWVGVEGDGLLRLDDLVVVEGFHPQVGQVRFFGMVDHVAKVHEGESFDTDTFLAVEGKIPVSLAYVAHVSVTRILPEEFFPPDPGSPVYLAQEEDLELALYYDAMRNQRGSTKLPAGLLKNGEVAYLNLEFLNGVKGGHVNISGISGVAAKTSYATFLLKSLLESGVLEDAHQARVLLFNVKGEDLFFLDKPNARLTEEARKAYARLGLPATPFQSVAFLAPPKKAGYLPDVDTRLEGVEAYHWDLVQFCQRGLLPFLFADRAAMTNLGFLVAHVTEKLKRLAEGQKGPHLQVEDWPGGEASEGMSFDQLGKARLKSFSDLVRYLEYKLLGPETGEGEGDRGWTARQAKGTLEAFVRRLRSSVENVAHLVRGDRPGSPPDPLSGKAQVHVVDLAKLSPQAQMFVVGSLLKDLFERKERGQYRGRVFIVLDELNKYAPREEESPIKDVLLDIAERGRSLGVILIGAQQTASEVERRVVGNAAIRVVGRLDAAEAERPEYRYLPTSFRQRALILPQGAVILHQPEIPVPLLVHFPFPAWATKREEVLEDNSAEALRREFFR, encoded by the coding sequence GTGAAGCGTATCGGCGTGGTCTTGGGCCGGCGGGAGGCCACCCCCTTGGAGTTCTGGGTGGGGGTGGAGGGGGACGGGCTTTTGCGCCTGGACGACCTGGTGGTGGTGGAGGGCTTCCACCCCCAGGTGGGCCAGGTGCGCTTCTTCGGCATGGTGGACCACGTGGCCAAGGTCCACGAGGGGGAAAGCTTTGACACCGACACCTTCCTCGCGGTGGAGGGCAAGATCCCCGTGAGCCTGGCCTACGTGGCCCACGTGAGCGTGACCCGCATCCTCCCCGAGGAGTTCTTCCCCCCGGACCCGGGCTCCCCCGTGTACCTGGCCCAGGAGGAGGACCTGGAGCTCGCCCTCTACTACGACGCCATGCGCAACCAACGGGGAAGCACCAAGCTCCCCGCCGGGCTCCTTAAGAACGGGGAGGTGGCCTACCTCAACCTGGAGTTCTTAAACGGCGTCAAGGGCGGGCACGTGAACATCTCCGGCATCAGCGGGGTGGCGGCCAAGACGAGCTACGCCACCTTCCTCCTCAAGAGCCTTCTGGAAAGCGGGGTCCTGGAGGACGCCCACCAGGCCAGGGTCCTCCTCTTCAACGTCAAGGGGGAGGACCTCTTCTTCCTGGACAAGCCCAACGCCCGCCTCACCGAGGAGGCGCGGAAGGCCTACGCGCGGCTTGGCCTCCCCGCGACCCCCTTCCAGAGCGTGGCCTTCCTCGCCCCGCCCAAGAAGGCGGGCTACCTCCCGGACGTGGACACCCGGCTGGAGGGGGTGGAGGCCTACCACTGGGACCTGGTCCAGTTCTGCCAGAGGGGCCTCCTCCCCTTCCTCTTCGCCGACCGCGCCGCCATGACCAACCTGGGCTTCCTGGTGGCCCACGTGACGGAGAAGCTCAAGCGCCTCGCCGAGGGGCAGAAGGGCCCCCACCTCCAGGTGGAGGACTGGCCCGGGGGGGAGGCTTCCGAGGGGATGAGCTTTGACCAGCTGGGAAAGGCGCGCCTCAAGAGCTTCTCCGACCTCGTGCGCTACCTGGAGTACAAGCTCCTGGGCCCCGAGACCGGGGAAGGGGAGGGGGACCGGGGCTGGACCGCAAGGCAGGCCAAGGGGACCCTGGAGGCCTTCGTCCGCCGCCTCCGCTCCAGCGTGGAGAACGTGGCCCACCTCGTCCGGGGGGACCGGCCCGGAAGCCCCCCGGACCCCCTTTCGGGGAAGGCCCAGGTGCACGTGGTGGACCTGGCCAAGCTCTCCCCCCAGGCGCAGATGTTCGTGGTGGGAAGCCTCCTCAAGGACCTCTTTGAAAGGAAGGAGCGGGGGCAGTACCGGGGGAGGGTCTTCATCGTCCTGGACGAGCTCAACAAGTACGCCCCCAGGGAGGAGGAAAGCCCCATCAAGGACGTGCTCCTGGACATCGCCGAGAGGGGCCGCTCCCTCGGGGTGATCCTCATCGGGGCCCAGCAGACGGCGAGCGAGGTGGAAAGGCGCGTGGTGGGGAATGCGGCCATAAGGGTGGTGGGCCGCCTGGACGCCGCCGAGGCGGAGCGCCCCGAGTACCGCTACCTTCCCACCTCCTTCCGCCAAAGGGCCCTCATCCTTCCCCAGGGGGCGGTGATCCTCCACCAGCCCGAGATCCCCGTGCCCCTCCTTGTCCACTTCCCTTTCCCCGCCTGGGCCACCAAGAGGGAGGAGGTCCTGGAGGACAACTCCGCCGAGGCCCTGCGCCGGGAGTTCTTCAGGTAG
- the gcvT gene encoding glycine cleavage system aminomethyltransferase GcvT — protein sequence MKKTPLYEAHLRLGARMVDFAGYLLPLQYTSIVEEHLAVRRAVGVFDVSHMGEFLVRGKEALAFLQWATANDAGKLKVGRAQYSMLPNERGGVVDDIYLYRLGEEEYLMVVNAANIAKDLAHLQALAKGFRVELEDASERTALLALQGPKAASLLQGLTDLDLSQKRKNDVFPARVAGRPARLARTGYTGEDGFELFLAPEDAEPVFLALVEAGAKPAGLGARDSLRLEAGFPLYGHELTEETNPLCTPWAWVVKKEKAFLGKEAMLAQACRERLVGLVLEGGIPREGYRVLSGGRPVGRVTSGGYSPLLQRGIALAYVEEGAEGPFQVEVRGRAVPAALSPLPFVPLK from the coding sequence ATGAAGAAGACCCCCCTTTACGAGGCCCACCTTCGCCTGGGCGCCCGGATGGTGGACTTCGCCGGGTACCTCCTCCCCCTCCAGTACACCTCCATCGTGGAGGAGCACCTGGCCGTGCGCCGGGCGGTCGGGGTTTTTGACGTGAGCCACATGGGGGAGTTTCTGGTCCGGGGCAAGGAGGCCCTGGCCTTCCTCCAGTGGGCCACGGCGAACGACGCAGGCAAGCTCAAGGTGGGAAGGGCCCAGTACTCCATGCTCCCCAACGAGCGGGGCGGGGTGGTGGACGACATCTACCTCTACCGCCTGGGGGAAGAGGAGTACCTCATGGTGGTGAACGCCGCCAACATCGCCAAGGACCTCGCCCACCTCCAGGCCTTGGCCAAGGGGTTCAGGGTGGAGCTTGAGGACGCCTCCGAAAGGACCGCCCTCCTCGCCCTCCAGGGCCCGAAGGCGGCCTCCCTCCTCCAGGGGCTTACCGATCTGGACCTTTCCCAGAAGCGCAAGAACGACGTCTTCCCCGCCCGGGTGGCGGGCCGGCCCGCCCGCCTCGCCCGCACGGGGTACACGGGGGAGGACGGGTTTGAGCTCTTCCTCGCCCCGGAGGACGCCGAGCCCGTCTTTCTGGCCCTGGTGGAGGCCGGGGCCAAGCCCGCGGGCCTCGGGGCCCGGGACTCCTTGAGGCTCGAGGCGGGCTTCCCCCTCTACGGCCACGAGCTCACCGAGGAGACCAACCCCCTCTGCACCCCCTGGGCCTGGGTGGTGAAGAAGGAAAAGGCGTTTTTGGGCAAGGAGGCCATGCTGGCCCAGGCCTGCCGGGAGCGCCTCGTGGGCCTCGTTCTGGAAGGGGGCATCCCCCGGGAGGGCTACCGGGTGCTCTCTGGGGGCCGCCCCGTGGGCCGGGTGACGAGCGGCGGGTATTCGCCCCTGCTGCAGAGGGGCATCGCCCTCGCCTACGTGGAGGAAGGGGCGGAGGGGCCTTTCCAGGTGGAGGTCCGGGGCCGGGCGGTCCCCGCCGCCCTTAGCCCCCTCCCCTTTGTGCCGCTAAAATAG
- the gcvH gene encoding glycine cleavage system protein GcvH codes for MDIPKDRFYTKTHEWALPEGDTVLVGITDYAQDALGDVVYVELPEVGRVVEKGEAVAVVESVKTASDIYAPVAGEIVEVNLALEKTPELVNQDPYGEGWIFRLKPRDMGDLDELLDAGGYQEVLESEA; via the coding sequence ATGGACATACCCAAGGACCGCTTCTATACCAAGACCCACGAGTGGGCCCTGCCCGAAGGCGACACGGTGCTCGTCGGCATCACCGACTACGCCCAGGACGCCCTCGGCGACGTGGTTTACGTGGAGCTACCCGAGGTGGGCCGGGTGGTGGAGAAGGGCGAGGCGGTGGCCGTGGTGGAGAGCGTGAAGACCGCTTCCGACATCTACGCCCCCGTGGCCGGGGAGATCGTGGAGGTCAACCTCGCCCTGGAGAAGACCCCTGAGCTCGTCAACCAGGACCCCTACGGGGAGGGCTGGATCTTCCGCCTGAAGCCCAGAGACATGGGCGACCTGGACGAGCTCTTGGACGCCGGGGGCTACCAGGAGGTCCTGGAAAGCGAAGCCTAG
- the gcvPA gene encoding aminomethyl-transferring glycine dehydrogenase subunit GcvPA, whose amino-acid sequence MDYTPHTEEEIREMLRRVGAASLEDLFAHLPKEILSPPIDLPEPLPEWKVLEELRRLAAQNLPAHKAFLGGGVRSHHVPPVVQALAARGEFLTAYTPYQPEVSQGVLQATFEYQTMIAELAGLEIANASMYDGATALAEGVLLALRETGRMGVLVSQGVHPEYRAVLRAYLEAVGAKLLTLPLEGGRTPLPEVGEEVGAVVVQNPNFLGALEDLGPFAEAAHGAGALFVAVADPLSLGVLKPPGAYGADIAVGDGQSLGLPMGFGGPHFGFLATKKAFVRQLPGRLVSETVDVEGRRGFILTLQAREQYIRRAKAKSNITTNAQLTALMGAMYLAALGPEGLREVALKSVEMAHKLHALLLEVPGVRPFTPKPFFNEFALALPKDPEAVRRALAERGFHGATPVPREYGENLALFAATELHEEEDLLALREALKEVLA is encoded by the coding sequence ATGGACTACACGCCCCACACGGAGGAGGAGATCCGGGAGATGCTCAGGCGGGTGGGGGCGGCCTCCCTGGAGGACCTCTTCGCCCACCTGCCCAAGGAGATCCTGAGCCCTCCCATAGACCTTCCCGAGCCCCTGCCCGAGTGGAAGGTCCTGGAGGAGCTGAGGCGCCTCGCCGCCCAAAACCTCCCCGCCCACAAGGCCTTCCTGGGCGGGGGGGTGAGGAGCCACCACGTCCCCCCCGTGGTCCAGGCCCTGGCCGCACGGGGCGAGTTCCTCACCGCCTACACCCCCTACCAGCCCGAGGTGAGCCAGGGGGTTCTGCAGGCCACCTTTGAGTACCAGACCATGATCGCCGAGCTCGCGGGGCTGGAGATCGCCAACGCCTCCATGTACGACGGGGCCACGGCCCTGGCCGAGGGGGTCCTCCTCGCCCTCAGGGAGACGGGGAGGATGGGGGTTTTGGTCTCCCAGGGGGTCCACCCCGAGTACCGCGCGGTGCTTCGGGCCTACCTCGAGGCCGTGGGGGCCAAGCTCTTGACCCTCCCCCTGGAGGGGGGAAGGACCCCCCTCCCTGAGGTGGGGGAGGAGGTGGGGGCGGTGGTGGTCCAGAACCCCAACTTCCTGGGCGCCCTGGAGGACCTCGGGCCCTTCGCCGAGGCGGCCCACGGCGCGGGGGCGCTTTTCGTGGCCGTGGCCGACCCCCTCTCCTTGGGGGTGCTCAAGCCCCCGGGGGCCTATGGAGCGGACATCGCCGTGGGGGACGGGCAGAGCCTCGGCCTCCCCATGGGCTTCGGCGGCCCCCACTTCGGCTTTCTCGCCACCAAAAAGGCCTTCGTGCGCCAGCTTCCGGGTAGGCTCGTCTCCGAGACCGTGGACGTGGAGGGAAGGCGGGGCTTCATCCTCACCCTCCAGGCCCGGGAGCAGTACATCAGGCGGGCCAAGGCCAAGAGCAACATCACCACCAACGCCCAGCTCACCGCCCTCATGGGGGCCATGTACCTCGCGGCCTTGGGGCCTGAGGGGCTTAGGGAGGTGGCCCTGAAGAGCGTGGAGATGGCCCACAAGCTCCACGCCCTCCTCCTGGAGGTTCCGGGGGTCAGGCCCTTCACCCCCAAGCCCTTCTTCAACGAGTTCGCCCTGGCCCTCCCCAAGGACCCCGAGGCGGTGCGGCGGGCCCTTGCGGAGCGGGGCTTCCACGGGGCCACCCCGGTGCCCAGGGAGTACGGGGAGAACCTCGCCCTCTTCGCCGCCACCGAGCTCCACGAGGAGGAGGACCTCCTGGCCCTGCGGGAGGCCCTTAAGGAGGTTTTGGCATGA